From a single Methylosinus sp. H3A genomic region:
- a CDS encoding transporter substrate-binding domain-containing protein: protein MTSFSFALRVALVFAAASVVSSARAETAVAAAPTFWDPARKMDKPDLAGLKQIRFLTEDDYPPFDFALPDGAIAGFNVDLARAICEELELPCTIQRRRWDTLIAALDENAGDAAIASFAITAEARKKLDFTAPYYTTPGRFVVRKDSVLPGATPAALADRTIAVAADSAHEAFLRNFFPASTLATYPSAQQARSALKEGRAHAMFGDAISLSFWLNGADAADCCMFKDGPYSDPTFFGDGVGIAVKKNNNALRRALDYALARVAQKGAYTELYLKYFPVGPY, encoded by the coding sequence GTCTCGTCGGCGCGCGCGGAGACCGCGGTCGCCGCGGCCCCGACTTTTTGGGATCCGGCGCGCAAAATGGACAAGCCCGACCTCGCCGGTCTCAAGCAAATCCGTTTTCTCACAGAGGATGATTACCCGCCCTTCGACTTCGCCCTGCCGGACGGCGCGATCGCCGGCTTCAACGTCGATCTGGCGCGCGCCATTTGCGAGGAGCTCGAGCTTCCCTGCACCATCCAGCGCCGGCGCTGGGACACGTTGATCGCAGCGCTGGACGAGAACGCGGGCGACGCCGCCATCGCCTCTTTCGCCATCACCGCCGAGGCGCGCAAGAAGCTCGACTTCACCGCGCCCTATTACACGACGCCCGGCCGTTTCGTCGTTCGCAAGGATTCGGTGCTGCCCGGCGCGACGCCCGCCGCGCTCGCCGACCGCACCATCGCGGTGGCCGCCGACAGCGCGCATGAGGCTTTTCTGCGGAATTTCTTTCCCGCCTCGACTCTCGCGACCTATCCGAGCGCGCAACAGGCGCGCAGCGCGCTGAAGGAGGGCCGCGCCCATGCGATGTTCGGCGACGCCATCTCGCTCTCCTTCTGGCTCAATGGCGCGGACGCCGCCGATTGCTGCATGTTCAAGGACGGGCCCTATTCGGATCCGACCTTTTTCGGCGACGGCGTCGGCATAGCAGTGAAGAAGAACAATAACGCGCTGCGCCGCGCGCTGGATTACGCGCTGGCGCGCGTCGCCCAGAAGGGCGCCTATACGGAGCTCTATCTCAAATATTTTCCGGTGGGGCCTTATTGA
- a CDS encoding host attachment protein — protein MTNIAVHNGAWVLVGDGRRALFLQNHGDPDLLDLRVVEARVDENPATRDQGSDAPGRVYGTAGAPRSAVENADWHELEKEHFAHQIAERINTAAEAGELSEIVIIAPPRVLGELRQELSPKAKSKVKGELDKDLTRHPLPEIEKALAREFRAEG, from the coding sequence ATGACCAATATTGCCGTTCACAATGGGGCCTGGGTTCTGGTCGGCGACGGCCGCAGAGCCCTGTTTCTGCAAAATCACGGCGATCCCGATCTGCTCGACCTGCGCGTCGTGGAGGCGCGAGTGGACGAAAATCCCGCGACGCGCGACCAGGGAAGCGACGCGCCTGGCCGCGTTTACGGCACGGCGGGAGCGCCGCGCAGCGCCGTCGAGAACGCCGATTGGCACGAGCTGGAGAAGGAACATTTCGCCCATCAGATCGCCGAGCGGATCAACACCGCCGCCGAAGCGGGCGAATTGAGCGAGATCGTCATCATCGCCCCGCCGCGTGTGCTCGGCGAGCTGCGCCAGGAGTTGTCACCAAAAGCCAAGAGCAAGGTGAAGGGCGAGCTGGACAAGGATCTGACCCGCCATCCCCTGCCCGAGATCGAAAAGGCCCTCGCGCGCGAGTTCCGCGCGGAAGGATGA
- a CDS encoding acyl-CoA dehydrogenase family protein yields MSATETTSTTWLPEAQAAFASVEALYGQALDAVRARVTKDGKLSNELIETEQHAAHGLSWFATYVQGLRELLAYADRLSSEGAYGEVENLLTRIGFAEYLAQVFGGIPMSQGEFVRLSDFGLTPEQVAARRIPEVDRLIASGNTAPNRARLAELIDHNGAAETIGATGLDETLEAIRSEMRKFASDNVTPHAHEWHLKNNYIPLEVISGLAELGVFGLTIPEEYGGSGLGKIAMCVVSEELSRAYIGVGSLGTRSEIAGELILVGGTEEQKHKYLPKIATGEILPTAVFTEPNNGSDLANLRTRATREGDVYKVVGNKTWITHPVRADVMTLLVRTNPNEKGYKGLSMLLAEKPRGTDENPFPAKGMTGGEIEVLGYRGMKEFEIGFDNFEVPAENLLGGEEGKGFKQLMETFESARIQTAARALGVAQAALDLGLRYAKERVQFGKPLFAFPRVFDKIVTMAIEIHIARQITYFAAREKDEGKRCDLEAGMAKLLGARVAWAAADNALQIHGGNGFALEYPVSRVLCDARILNIFEGAAEIQAQVIARRLLEG; encoded by the coding sequence ATGAGCGCTACCGAGACCACCTCCACGACCTGGCTGCCCGAGGCGCAGGCGGCTTTCGCCTCCGTGGAGGCGCTCTATGGGCAAGCGCTCGACGCCGTCCGCGCCCGCGTCACCAAGGACGGCAAGCTCTCCAATGAGCTGATCGAGACCGAGCAGCACGCCGCCCACGGCCTCTCCTGGTTCGCCACCTATGTGCAGGGCCTGCGCGAGCTGCTCGCCTACGCCGACCGCCTCTCTTCCGAGGGCGCCTATGGCGAGGTGGAGAATCTCCTCACCCGCATCGGCTTCGCCGAATATCTGGCGCAGGTCTTCGGCGGCATTCCGATGAGCCAGGGCGAATTCGTCCGCCTCTCGGATTTCGGCCTCACGCCGGAGCAGGTCGCCGCCCGCCGCATTCCCGAGGTCGACCGGCTGATCGCCTCCGGCAATACCGCGCCCAACCGCGCCCGTCTCGCCGAGTTGATCGACCATAATGGCGCCGCGGAGACGATCGGCGCCACCGGCCTCGACGAGACGCTGGAGGCCATCCGCAGCGAGATGCGCAAATTCGCGTCCGACAATGTGACGCCGCACGCCCATGAATGGCATTTGAAGAACAACTATATTCCGCTGGAGGTCATTTCCGGCCTCGCGGAGCTGGGCGTCTTTGGCCTCACCATTCCGGAGGAATATGGCGGATCGGGCCTCGGCAAGATCGCCATGTGCGTCGTCTCGGAGGAGCTGTCGCGCGCTTACATCGGCGTCGGCTCGCTCGGCACGCGCTCGGAGATCGCGGGCGAATTGATCCTCGTCGGCGGCACGGAGGAACAGAAGCACAAATATCTGCCCAAGATCGCCACCGGCGAAATCCTCCCCACCGCCGTCTTCACCGAGCCGAACAATGGCTCCGACCTCGCCAATCTGCGCACCCGCGCGACGCGCGAGGGCGACGTCTACAAGGTCGTCGGCAACAAGACCTGGATCACCCATCCGGTGCGCGCCGATGTGATGACGCTGCTGGTCCGCACCAACCCCAATGAGAAGGGCTATAAGGGCCTCTCCATGCTGCTGGCCGAAAAGCCGCGCGGCACGGATGAGAATCCCTTCCCGGCCAAGGGCATGACCGGCGGCGAGATCGAGGTGCTCGGCTATCGCGGCATGAAGGAGTTCGAGATCGGCTTCGACAATTTCGAGGTGCCGGCCGAAAATCTTCTGGGCGGCGAGGAGGGCAAGGGCTTCAAGCAGCTGATGGAGACCTTCGAATCCGCCCGCATTCAGACGGCGGCGCGCGCGCTCGGCGTCGCCCAGGCGGCGCTCGATCTCGGCCTGCGCTACGCCAAGGAGCGCGTGCAATTCGGCAAGCCGCTGTTCGCCTTCCCGCGCGTCTTCGACAAGATCGTCACCATGGCGATCGAGATTCACATCGCCCGCCAGATCACCTATTTCGCCGCCCGCGAGAAGGACGAAGGCAAGCGCTGCGATCTCGAGGCCGGCATGGCCAAGCTGCTCGGCGCGCGCGTCGCCTGGGCGGCGGCGGACAATGCGCTGCAGATTCACGGCGGCAATGGTTTTGCCCTGGAATATCCGGTCTCCCGCGTCCTCTGCGACGCGCGCATCCTCAATATTTTCGAGGGCGCGGCGGAGATTCAGGCGCAGGTCATCGCACGGCGTCTGCTGGAAGGCTGA
- a CDS encoding cytochrome P450, whose product MFHDPDFTPFTPREKVSFLAVSRNYLENYAPEAYRTDFFSTEGLWPLLPRMHYVVSPELIEELLVSRADAFRRDDIASKALRGPVEGETLFFSEGAEWKWQRRAISPAFRYENILALVPFFVRCAQAQAQEWRRLGDGAEVEITEAMSRTTFAVIEKAVFGASESFDGERFIAALRPVLGSFAWRMLAVMFRLPPDWTPYPGLLAARAGSRFVHEETVKLLAERRARKEETRDILGLLLSAKDPESGRVMTDAELVANLHGFLLAGHETSAVALAWTFWLLAKDQATQERAREEAERVAGDGEITPETVENLTFTRQVLQESMRLFPPFAALGRQPREDTTLGPYRVGAKEPVYVLTWCLHRHEKLWDDPTGFDPDRFAPEQVKARHRYAYLPFGAGPRICVGMGFALTEMATIVATLLREFRFETVPGHRLELAPTFAMRPKGALPLRLTRLSRRAAGGETARQILA is encoded by the coding sequence ATGTTTCACGATCCCGATTTCACCCCCTTCACGCCGCGCGAAAAAGTGTCATTCCTCGCCGTGTCGCGCAATTACCTCGAGAATTATGCGCCCGAGGCCTATCGGACCGATTTCTTCTCCACCGAGGGGCTCTGGCCGCTCCTTCCGCGCATGCATTATGTCGTCAGTCCCGAGCTGATCGAGGAGCTTCTGGTCTCGCGCGCCGATGCTTTTCGCCGCGACGACATAGCGAGCAAGGCGCTGCGCGGGCCGGTCGAGGGCGAGACGCTGTTCTTCTCGGAAGGCGCGGAATGGAAATGGCAGCGGCGCGCCATCTCGCCGGCCTTTCGCTATGAGAATATTCTGGCGCTGGTTCCCTTCTTCGTCCGTTGCGCGCAGGCGCAGGCGCAGGAATGGCGGCGCCTCGGCGACGGCGCCGAGGTGGAGATCACCGAGGCCATGTCGCGCACCACCTTCGCCGTCATCGAGAAGGCCGTGTTCGGCGCCTCGGAGAGTTTCGACGGCGAGCGCTTCATCGCGGCGCTGCGGCCGGTTCTCGGCAGCTTCGCTTGGCGGATGCTGGCCGTGATGTTCCGCCTGCCGCCGGATTGGACGCCCTATCCGGGCCTGCTCGCCGCCCGCGCCGGCTCGCGCTTCGTGCATGAGGAGACAGTGAAGCTGCTCGCCGAGCGCCGCGCCCGGAAAGAGGAGACGCGCGACATTCTCGGCCTGCTGCTCTCGGCCAAGGATCCGGAGAGTGGGCGCGTCATGACCGATGCCGAGCTCGTCGCCAATCTCCATGGCTTTCTGCTCGCCGGCCATGAGACCTCCGCCGTCGCGCTCGCCTGGACCTTCTGGCTGCTCGCCAAGGATCAGGCGACGCAGGAGCGCGCCCGCGAGGAGGCGGAGCGCGTCGCCGGCGACGGCGAGATCACGCCGGAGACGGTGGAGAACCTCACCTTCACGCGGCAGGTGTTGCAGGAATCGATGCGGCTGTTCCCGCCCTTCGCGGCGCTCGGCCGCCAGCCGCGCGAGGATACGACTCTCGGCCCCTATCGCGTGGGCGCGAAGGAGCCGGTCTATGTGCTCACCTGGTGCCTGCATCGGCACGAGAAGCTCTGGGACGATCCCACCGGCTTCGACCCCGACCGTTTCGCGCCGGAACAGGTGAAGGCGCGCCATCGCTACGCCTATCTGCCCTTCGGCGCCGGGCCGCGCATCTGCGTCGGCATGGGCTTCGCGCTGACGGAGATGGCGACCATCGTCGCGACGCTGCTGCGCGAGTTCCGCTTCGAGACCGTCCCCGGCCATCGGCTGGAGCTGGCGCCGACCTTCGCGATGCGGCCGAAAGGCGCACTGCCGCTGCGCCTCACACGCCTTTCTCGGCGGGCTGCGGGCGGCGAGACGGCGCGTCAGATCCTGGCATAG
- a CDS encoding VOC family protein, whose translation MITTSKIKPCLWFDREGEEAANFYVSLFPDSRVTSVSRYGEAGPGEPGSAMVVTFELSGLPFMALNGGPVSYRLSEAFSLSVDCADQAEVDYYWDALGAGGEYSRCGWLKDRYGLSWQITPRRLPELLSSADTAGAARAMRAMMGMAKIDIAAIEAAYARI comes from the coding sequence ATGATAACGACCTCGAAGATCAAGCCCTGCCTCTGGTTCGACCGCGAGGGCGAGGAGGCGGCCAATTTCTATGTCTCGCTGTTCCCCGATTCGCGCGTCACCAGCGTGTCGCGCTATGGCGAGGCCGGCCCCGGCGAGCCGGGCTCGGCGATGGTCGTCACATTCGAGCTCTCCGGCCTGCCCTTCATGGCGCTGAACGGCGGGCCCGTCTCTTATCGGCTGAGCGAGGCCTTCTCGCTCTCTGTCGATTGCGCGGATCAGGCCGAGGTCGACTATTATTGGGACGCGCTCGGCGCCGGCGGCGAATATAGCCGCTGCGGCTGGCTGAAGGACCGCTACGGCCTCTCCTGGCAGATCACGCCGCGCCGCCTGCCGGAGCTGCTGAGCAGCGCCGACACGGCCGGCGCCGCGCGCGCGATGCGCGCCATGATGGGCATGGCGAAGATCGACATTGCGGCGATCGAGGCCGCCTATGCCAGGATCTGA
- a CDS encoding SRPBCC family protein — MLEIIGVGVAVIIVAILALAARQPDICHIARSIFIAAPPERVFPLVDDPRATNEWSPFVKDPSVKLSYGGPERGVGAACDFEGDAKVGAGRVEIVESVAPSKVVVALRLDRPMKCSNRVEFTIAPQNGGSLVTWDMKGRQPFVGKLFSLVMKPEKMVGGAFERGLADLKTLVETAREEAAQ; from the coding sequence ATGTTGGAAATCATCGGCGTCGGCGTCGCCGTCATCATCGTCGCCATTCTGGCGCTGGCGGCCCGCCAGCCGGATATATGCCATATCGCGCGCTCAATTTTCATCGCCGCGCCGCCGGAGCGCGTTTTTCCGCTTGTCGACGATCCACGCGCCACCAATGAATGGAGCCCTTTCGTGAAGGATCCGAGCGTGAAGCTCTCCTATGGCGGTCCGGAACGCGGCGTCGGCGCGGCCTGCGATTTCGAAGGCGACGCCAAGGTCGGCGCCGGGCGCGTCGAGATCGTCGAATCCGTCGCGCCGTCGAAAGTAGTCGTCGCATTGCGCTTGGATCGGCCGATGAAATGCAGCAATCGCGTCGAATTCACCATTGCGCCGCAGAATGGCGGCTCGCTCGTCACCTGGGATATGAAAGGGCGACAGCCCTTCGTCGGCAAGCTGTTCAGCCTCGTCATGAAGCCGGAAAAAATGGTCGGCGGCGCTTTCGAGCGCGGTCTCGCCGATCTCAAGACGCTCGTCGAGACGGCGCGCGAGGAGGCGGCGCAATGA
- a CDS encoding VOC family protein: MTVQPYLVFDGRAEEAAAFYEKAIGAQIQMLMRYKDSPLAPPADMMPPGWNAKVMHMALKIGDSIVFGSDGDGAESGGFKGFSLSYGAKTPEEAERVFAALADGGETQMRLTKTFFSPAFGILTDRFGVPWMVVVPQ; the protein is encoded by the coding sequence ATGACCGTTCAACCCTATCTCGTCTTCGACGGCCGCGCCGAAGAAGCCGCCGCCTTCTATGAGAAAGCGATCGGAGCGCAGATTCAGATGCTGATGCGTTACAAGGATTCGCCTCTAGCCCCGCCCGCGGACATGATGCCGCCGGGCTGGAACGCCAAGGTGATGCATATGGCGCTGAAGATCGGCGACTCCATCGTCTTCGGCTCGGACGGCGACGGCGCCGAGAGCGGCGGCTTCAAAGGCTTCTCGCTCTCCTATGGCGCCAAGACTCCCGAGGAGGCCGAACGCGTCTTCGCGGCGCTCGCCGATGGCGGCGAGACGCAGATGCGTTTGACCAAGACCTTCTTCTCCCCCGCCTTCGGCATACTCACCGATCGCTTCGGCGTTCCCTGGATGGTGGTCGTGCCGCAATGA
- a CDS encoding VOC family protein has protein sequence MTIKPYLFFSGRADEAIAFYQQALGAEVLFLMRYDESPEPPPPGVLAPDWEHKIMHSCLKIGDSEVFLSDGCGNLSPGFNGFGVSIEAKSAAEAERIYGALADGGEARMPLGETFFAVSFGMAVDRFGVLWMVVVPK, from the coding sequence ATGACGATCAAGCCTTATCTCTTCTTCTCGGGCCGCGCCGACGAAGCCATCGCCTTCTACCAGCAAGCGCTCGGCGCCGAGGTTCTGTTCCTCATGCGCTACGACGAAAGCCCCGAGCCGCCGCCGCCCGGCGTGCTCGCTCCCGACTGGGAGCATAAGATCATGCATTCCTGCCTCAAGATCGGCGATTCGGAAGTGTTCTTGTCGGATGGCTGCGGCAATCTTTCTCCCGGCTTCAACGGCTTCGGCGTCTCCATAGAGGCCAAGAGCGCGGCCGAGGCCGAGCGCATCTATGGCGCGCTGGCGGATGGCGGAGAAGCGCGCATGCCGCTCGGCGAGACCTTCTTCGCGGTGAGCTTCGGCATGGCGGTCGATCGCTTCGGCGTGCTGTGGATGGTCGTCGTTCCCAAGTAA
- a CDS encoding SRPBCC family protein produces MSDVLRISVPPDSPEISGTRLFAAPRELVFDAFSSPDRLARWFGPKGFSLTTQSFEFAPGGVWRFVMHGPDGRDYENKIIFRELERPELISYVHPGDDAEVEPVRMETIIALSQEGEKTRIDWRMRFPSLAERDRVERDYGAAIGLSENLGRLGDFVEESAGPVFVTSRRFAAPRDLLWKALTESDRMAQWFGPKGVPVIAAQMDFRPGGSYHYGLRTPDGGVMWGLFAYREIEAPAHITLIASFSDENRGLTRHPLSESWPLKVETTYLFTEKDGVSELTLRARPFEASAEEIATFAGALDALNNGWAGTFEQLESYLAQR; encoded by the coding sequence ATGTCCGACGTCTTACGAATTTCGGTTCCACCGGACTCTCCCGAGATTTCCGGAACGCGCCTCTTCGCCGCGCCGCGCGAGCTCGTCTTCGATGCTTTCTCGTCGCCGGATCGCCTCGCGCGATGGTTCGGGCCGAAGGGTTTCTCGCTGACGACGCAATCCTTCGAATTCGCGCCCGGCGGCGTCTGGCGCTTCGTGATGCACGGGCCGGACGGACGCGATTACGAGAACAAAATCATCTTTCGCGAACTCGAGCGGCCAGAGCTCATTTCTTATGTGCATCCCGGCGACGACGCCGAGGTCGAGCCGGTGAGGATGGAGACGATCATCGCTCTCTCGCAAGAGGGCGAGAAGACTCGCATCGACTGGCGAATGCGCTTTCCCTCTCTCGCCGAGCGCGATCGCGTCGAGCGCGACTATGGCGCCGCCATCGGTCTTTCCGAAAATCTCGGACGTCTCGGCGATTTCGTCGAGGAATCGGCTGGTCCCGTCTTCGTCACGTCGCGCCGCTTCGCCGCTCCGCGCGACCTTCTGTGGAAGGCGCTCACCGAATCCGATCGCATGGCGCAATGGTTCGGGCCGAAGGGCGTTCCGGTCATCGCCGCGCAAATGGATTTTCGTCCCGGCGGCTCCTATCACTATGGGCTGCGGACGCCGGACGGCGGCGTCATGTGGGGCCTCTTCGCCTATCGCGAGATCGAGGCGCCCGCGCACATCACGCTCATCGCCTCTTTCTCCGACGAGAATCGCGGGCTCACACGGCATCCGCTCAGCGAGAGCTGGCCGCTGAAGGTCGAGACGACTTATTTATTCACCGAAAAAGACGGCGTCTCGGAACTGACGCTGCGCGCGCGGCCCTTCGAGGCGAGCGCGGAAGAAATTGCGACATTCGCCGGCGCGCTCGACGCCCTGAACAATGGTTGGGCCGGAACATTCGAGCAGCTCGAGAGCTATCTCGCCCAGCGCTGA
- a CDS encoding glutathione S-transferase family protein: MKPMLAALRWVPPFAQGYAHDHRVRWALEEAGIAYEVALVDRGGMDAEAYRAWQPFGQIPAYRDREVEIFESGAIVLHIAKSSAALAPVDVGGYARVASWIFAALNTLEPAVRAYAQLDTFYAGQAWVEGYRPIAEDQLKRRLADLQRWLTHREYLEGRFTAGDIVMSTVLRDLDDAAILSKFPTLASYRARCEARPAFARAIDAQLKDYRENMPAQLEV, from the coding sequence ATGAAGCCGATGCTCGCCGCCCTTCGTTGGGTTCCCCCATTCGCTCAGGGCTATGCTCATGATCACCGTGTGCGCTGGGCGCTCGAGGAGGCCGGAATTGCGTATGAGGTCGCCCTCGTCGACCGCGGCGGCATGGATGCCGAGGCGTATCGGGCTTGGCAGCCTTTCGGGCAGATTCCGGCCTATCGTGACCGCGAGGTCGAGATATTCGAATCTGGCGCGATCGTCTTGCATATCGCCAAGTCATCCGCGGCTCTCGCTCCTGTCGACGTTGGCGGATACGCACGGGTGGCAAGCTGGATTTTTGCCGCGCTGAACACGCTCGAGCCTGCTGTGCGCGCCTACGCTCAGCTCGATACTTTCTATGCGGGCCAAGCATGGGTCGAAGGTTATCGCCCGATCGCCGAAGACCAATTGAAGCGACGCCTCGCCGATTTGCAGCGCTGGCTGACCCATCGCGAATATCTCGAAGGCCGGTTCACGGCCGGCGATATCGTCATGAGCACTGTGCTTCGCGACCTCGACGACGCAGCTATTTTGTCCAAATTCCCGACCCTCGCATCGTATCGCGCCCGGTGCGAAGCGCGCCCGGCCTTCGCTCGGGCGATCGATGCGCAGTTGAAAGATTATCGCGAGAACATGCCGGCCCAACTGGAAGTGTAA